A single region of the Vanessa tameamea isolate UH-Manoa-2023 chromosome 18, ilVanTame1 primary haplotype, whole genome shotgun sequence genome encodes:
- the LOC113397893 gene encoding uncharacterized protein LOC113397893, with product MDKPSTSQQSVEKVEMFEVREHVPYQAEVTRAPAAYDQESGETHYTSSWYSAWSSICQLINLVHHMQIAIVVFCLWHFALTSQPDGSITNLQLHIVFAGTGYQLFLVESVLTLNRHNSWSFQLSKDSKRIIHGCLQLIGSVFVLAGTFLALAEVKMQINTAHGICGVIALTFTLISFVSGIIALFSSKVRLMIKSGPIKILHIAVGMFAISMGLITMVMGLNMDYYSATQGGLSTALIILVVIILFYVLIQPIVDLISTTRNTM from the exons ATGGATAAACCGTCAACCAGTCAGCAATCTGTTGAAAAGGTGGAAATGTTCGAAGTACGCGAGCATGTTCCTTATCAAGCGGAGGTGACGAGGGCCCCAGCTGCGTACGACCAGGAGAGTGGAGAAACCCATTACACCTCGTCCTGGTACTCCGCGTGGTCCTCTATCTGTCAGCTAATTAATTTAGTCCATCACATGCAAATAGCTATTGTGGTGTTCTGCTTGTGGCACTTCGCGTTAACGTCACAGCCTGACGGATCTATAACTAATTTACAACTGCACATCGTATTTGCTGGAACAGGC tatcAACTATTTCTCGTGGAGTCTGTGTTGACGCTAAACAGACATAACTCATGGTCTTTCCAACTATCGAAAGATAGCAAGAGAATAATTCACGGATGCCTTCAATTAATTGGATCTGTTTTTGTCCTCGCTGGCACTTTTCTGGCACTGGCAGAGGTGAAGATGCAGATCAACACAGCCCACGGCATATGCG gtgTCATCGCCTTAACCTTCACCCTTATAAGTTTCGTCTCCGGCATAATAGCATTATTCTCCTCAAAAGTTCGTTTAATGATCAAGAGTGGACCTATTAAAATCCTTCACATCGCTGTTGGTATGTTTGCTATATCCATGGGCCTTATAACTATGGTAATGGGCTTAAACATGGATTACTATAGCGCAACTCAAGGTGGATTATCGACTGCGTTAATAATACTTGtagttattattctattttacgTCCTCATCCAGCCAATTGTGGACTTAATTTCGACCACCAGGAATACGATGTGA
- the Prosalpha3 gene encoding proteasome subunit alpha type-4 isoform X1 has translation MARRYDTRTTIFSPEGRLYQVEYAMEAISHAGTSLGILATDGILLAAERRNTNKLLDEVFFSEKIYKLNDDMVCSVAGITSDANVLTNELRMIAQRYLLQYGESIPCEQLVSWLCDVKQAYTQYGGKRPFGVSILYMGWDKHYGYQLYQSDPSGNYGGWKATCIGNNSAAAVSSLKQEYKENETTLAEAQALAVKVLSKTLDMTKLTPEKVEMATLTRKDNKTIIRILTSTEVEKLISDFEKSEAEAEAAKKQPPKS, from the exons atg gcTCGGCGTTATGATACCAGGACAACAATCTTTTCGCCGGAAG GCAGACTGTATCAAGTTGAATATGCCATGGAAGCCATCAGCCATGCTGGCACATCCCTTGGAATTCTGGCCACAGATGGAATCTTGCTAGCTGCTGAACGAAGAAATACCAACAAACTTCTTGACGAAGTGTTCTTTTCAGAgaaaatttataagttaaatgaTGATATGGTTTGCTCTGTGGCTGGTATTACATCTGATGCGAATGTATTAACTAATGAGCTTAGAATGATAGCACAGAGATATCTACTGCAGTATGGAGAATCTATTCCATGTGAACAGTTAGTGTCTTGGCTTTGTGATGTTAAACAGGCTTACACTCAGTACGGAG GCAAGAGACCGTTTGGTGTGTCAATTTTGTACATGGGCTGGGATAAGCACTATGGTTACCAGCTTTACCAGTCAGACCCCAGCGGTAATTATGGAGGTTGGAAGGCAACATGCATCGGAAACAATAGTGCT gCCGCAGTGTCAAGTCTTAAGCAAGAATATAAGGAAAATGAAACAACTTTAGCTGAAGCACAGGCATTGGCTGTCAAAGTTCTCAGCAAAACTTTGGATATGACTAAACTCACTCCAGAAAAAG tgGAAATGGCAACACTTACACGCAAGGACAATAAGACTATCATCAGAATATTAACAAGCACCGAGgttgaaaaattaatttctGACTTTGAAAAGAGTGAAGCCGAAGCAGAGGCTGCCAAAAAGCAGCCACCaaaatcgtaa
- the Prosalpha3 gene encoding proteasome subunit alpha type-4 isoform X2, with protein sequence MARRYDTRTTIFSPEGRLYQVEYAMEAISHAGTSLGILATDGILLAAERRNTNKLLDEVFFSEKIYKLNDDMVCSVAGITSDANVLTNELRMIAQRYLLQYGESIPCEQLVSWLCDVKQAYTQYGGKRPFGVSILYMGWDKHYGYQLYQSDPSGNYGGWKATCIGNNSAAAVSSLKQEYKENETTLAEAQALAVKVLSKTLDMTKLTPEKVEMATLTRKDNKTIIRILTSTEVEKLISDFEKSEAEAEAAKKQPPKS encoded by the exons atg gcTCGGCGTTATGATACCAGGACAACAATCTTTTCGCCGGAAG GCAGACTGTATCAAGTTGAATATGCCATGGAAGCCATCAGCCATGCTGGCACATCCCTTGGAATTCTGGCCACAGATGGAATCTTGCTAGCTGCTGAACGAAGAAATACCAACAAACTTCTTGACGAAGTGTTCTTTTCAGAgaaaatttataagttaaatgaTGATATGGTTTGCTCTGTGGCTGGTATTACATCTGATGCGAATGTATTAACTAATGAGCTTAGAATGATAGCACAGAGATATCTACTGCAGTATGGAGAATCTATTCCATGTGAACAGTTAGTGTCTTGGCTTTGTGATGTTAAACAGGCTTACACTCAGTACGGAGGTAAA AGACCGTTTGGTGTGTCAATTTTGTACATGGGCTGGGATAAGCACTATGGTTACCAGCTTTACCAGTCAGACCCCAGCGGTAATTATGGAGGTTGGAAGGCAACATGCATCGGAAACAATAGTGCT gCCGCAGTGTCAAGTCTTAAGCAAGAATATAAGGAAAATGAAACAACTTTAGCTGAAGCACAGGCATTGGCTGTCAAAGTTCTCAGCAAAACTTTGGATATGACTAAACTCACTCCAGAAAAAG tgGAAATGGCAACACTTACACGCAAGGACAATAAGACTATCATCAGAATATTAACAAGCACCGAGgttgaaaaattaatttctGACTTTGAAAAGAGTGAAGCCGAAGCAGAGGCTGCCAAAAAGCAGCCACCaaaatcgtaa
- the LOC113397141 gene encoding vesicle transport protein USE1: protein MAVEQVKMSSHTLPKRSRLEMNVRQLLNKCELIAKEEPIDTNCRLKQYVKSLDAMISELKIGPDKPPKDSLAEYIKRAAFLKGLIQTATLNTPIEKLEAVQQLSHGAATNSVDGSAQEIHQKTVAKYGVELRSELFGLDDSDDTLRQRNIIKAPNFTSNSTSQEDIDSLLKYHQNMQEKVAENMVMLTKSLKEQSQIASTIIKGDTEALKKSSDLTERNLTSLKVESERLQEHSRSAWKCWLWLMLAVVMAIFINMVLFMKVMKKRKYEV from the exons ATGGCCGTAGAACAAGTTAAGATGAGTAGTCATACATTGCCAAAAAGATCGAGATTAGAAATGAATGTACGTCAACTACTAAATAAATGCGAATTAATTGCAAAAGAAGAACCGATAGATACAAATTGCAGGTTGAAACAGTATGTGAAGTCTCTGGATGCAATGATAAGTGAGCTCAAGATAGGTCCTGA TAAGCCTCCTAAGGACTCTTTAGCTGAGTATATTAAGAGAGCAGCTTTCCTAAAAGGTTTGATTCAAACAGCGACTCTCAATACACCCATTGaaaag CTTGAAGCTGTACAACAGCTATCCCATGGTGCAGCTACGAATTCAGTTGATGGTTCAGCTCAGGAGATCCATCAAAAAACTGTTGCAAAGTATGGTGTTGAATTAAGATCTGAATTATTTGGACTAG ATGATAGTGATGATACTTTGAGGCAACGTAACATTATTAAGGCTCCAAATTTCACAAGCAACAGTACTAGTCAAGAAGACATTGATTCCTTGCTTAAATACCACCAGAATATGCAAGAAAAAGTAGCAGAAAATATGGTCATGCTTACTAAAAGCTTGAAAGAACAATCTCAAATTGCTAGTACAATTATAAAAGGAGATACCGAg gCACTAAAAAAATCATCAGATTTAACCGAGCGTAATCTAACATCTTTAAAAGTTGAATCAGAGAGATTACAGGAACACAGTCGTAGTGCTTGGAAATGTTGGCTCTGGCTGATGCTTGCTGTTGTCATGGCAATATTTATAA aTATGGTGTTGTTCATGAAAGTTATGAAGAAGAGAAAATATGAAGTGTAA
- the LOC113398381 gene encoding peptidyl-alpha-hydroxyglycine alpha-amidating lyase 2-like: MWSYLLFFLTFHGIQCEPETVRDNFDYFSFGNEENILKNLDLHAPKDEIVLRPQEVKDWPQQSLNVGQITAVSINSLGQPVIFHRAERVWDESTFNESNVYQNLDKGPIIEDTILVLDPQTGSVLHSWGAYAFYMPHGLTVDHHDNVWVTDVAKHQVFKFTPNNHKYPILTIGEAFTAGYPYRRRVLLCMPTSVAVATTGEIFVADGYCNNQILKFNAAGTLLFAIPSFSDTLTLNVPHSVTLLEQLDIVCVADRENMRIVCPKAGLKSYIKMLEPATVIEDPTLGRVFAVASHGDMIYAVNGPTSQNIAIRGFTVNALYGNILDTWEPSTGFTNPHALAVTRNGSHLYVTEIGPNKIWKFELTDVYDKK, from the exons ATGTGGTCGTATTTATTGTTCTTTCTAACTTTTCACGGTATTCAATGTGAACCGGAAACAGTGAGAGATAACTTCGATTACTTTAGCTTTGgaaatgaagaaaatatattgaaaaatctcGATCTTCATGcg CCAAAAGACGAAATCGTGTTACGACCGCAGGAAGTAAAGGACTGGCCCCAACAGTCACTGAATGTAGGACAAATAACTGCCGTCTCAATAAATTCCTTGGGACAACCAGTAATTTTCCACAGAGCCGAAAGAGTGTGGGACGAAAG TACTTTCAACGAATCAAATGTTTATCAGAATCTCGATAAGGGACCAATTATAGAAGACACCATATTAGTACTTGATCCCCAAACAGGATCAGTGCTACACAGCTGGGGAGCCTATGCCTTCTACATGCCTCATGGTTTAACTGTAGACCATCACGATAATGTTTGGGTCACCGATGTGGCGAAACATCAAGTTTTTAAg TTTACACCAAATAACCACAAATACCCAATACTGACAATCGGTGAGGCCTTTACAGCTGGCTATCCATATAGACGTCGTGTCTTGCTCTGCATGCCAACATCAGTGGCAGTTGCAACTACAGGCGAGATATTCGTTGCCGATGGATATTGTAACAACCAGATTTTGAAGTTTAATGCAGCTGGCACACTGCTGTTCGCCATTCCTTCATTCTCAGACACACTGACCTTGAATGTACCTCACAGTGTAACATTATTGGAACAATTGGATATAGTATGTGTGGCAGATCGAGAGAATATGAGAATCGTCTGCCCCAAAGCGGGTTTGAAGAGTTATATCAAAATGTTGGAACCGGCGACTGTTATTGAAGATCCGACGTTAGGACGCGTGTTTGCTGTCGCGTCTCACGGAGACATGATTTACGCTGTTAATGGACCGACTTCACAGAACATTGCGATCAGAGGATTCACCGTGAATGCCTTGTACGGAAATATTTTAGATACCTGGGAACCCAGTACC GGCTTTACAAACCCTCATGCCTTAGCAGTAACGAGAAATGGGTCTCATCTCTACGTCACAGAAATAGGCCCAAACAAGATATGGAAATTCGAATTAACCGAtgtatatgacaaaaaatag